In Coregonus clupeaformis isolate EN_2021a unplaced genomic scaffold, ASM2061545v1 scaf2080, whole genome shotgun sequence, a genomic segment contains:
- the LOC121562023 gene encoding equistatin-like: MAILTIILLVSMALALGDAFIPIGGMRPKTRCEHLRDSKKNSPPGTYIPTCDDDGQYTPEQCSGSTGSCWCVTCNGQKIKGTEFPIGSAIINCATLICW, from the exons ATGGCGATATTGACCATCATTCTGCTTGTCAGCATGGCTTTGGCTCTGGGAGATGCCTTTATTCCGATAG GTGGTATGCGACCCAAGACCCGCTGTGAGCATTTAAGAGATTCCAAGAAAAACAGCCCGCCTGGAACCTACATCCCAACTTGTGACGACGATGGACAATACACCCCTGAGCAATGTTCAGGATCTACAG GTTCCTGTTGGTGTGTGACCTGTAATGGACAGAAGATCAAGGGTACTGAGTTTCCAATAGGCTCTGCTATTATCAACTGTGCCAccctg ATTTGCTGGTAG
- the LOC121558538 gene encoding ladderlectin-like, whose translation MAMLTILLLLSAAFALGDANGLLAVKPCLSGWTKYRSHCFMFIKTARTWPEAERHCISLGANLASVHSSEEAQFLQGMVFSETGEFHTTWIGGFEAGKEILEKGRLWFWSDGSKFDYQNWNQGEPNNSGGREPCIVMNFGGEHGWNDLACGNRLPSVCFQITF comes from the exons ATGGCCATGTTGACCATTCTTCTGCTTCTCAGCGCTGCCTTTGCTTTGGGAGACGCAA ATGGACTTTTAGCAGTGAAACCATGTCTCTCAGGCTGGACCAAATATAGATCACACTGCTTCATGTTTATCAAGACAGCAAGGACATGGCCAGAAGCAGAG CGGCATTGTATTTCCCTTGGAGCAAACCTGGCGTCTGTGCATAGCTCTGAGGAGGCGCAATTTCTACAGGGGATGGTGTTTTCCGAGACTGGCGAATTCCATACTACCTGGATTGGAGGGTTTGAAGCTGGAAAAGAAATACTGGAAAAG GGCAGGCTATGGTTCTGGAGTGATGGGTCCAAGTTTGATTACCAGAACTGGAATCAAGGAGAGCCCAATAACAGTGGTGGCAGAGAGCCATGTATTGTGATGAACTTTGGAG GTGAACACGGCTGGAACGATCTAGCATGTGGAAACAGATTGCCCTCGGTGTGCTTCCAGATAACCTTTTAA
- the LOC121558556 gene encoding ladderlectin-like, with product MAMLTVLLLSAAFALGDAISSGIRLCPSGWTDYGSRCFMFVKTARNWPEAERHCMSLGANLASVHSSEENQFLQMVVSSKTGSFTATWLGGFDTIPGLVGKDRLWFWSDGANFDYQNWNQGEPNNNGGREPCIVMNFGGEHGWNDLECGNVLPSVCSRRTS from the exons ATGGCCATGTTGACCGTTCTGCTTCTCAGTGCTGCCTTTGCTCTGGGAGACGCAA TTTCATCAGGAATCCGCTTGTGTCCCTCCGGTTGGACTGACTATGGATCACGCTGCTTCATGTTTGTCAAGACTGCAAGGAACTGGCCTGAAGCAGAG CGGCATTGTATGTCCCTTGGCGCAAACCTGGCGTCTGTACATAGCTCTGAGGAGAATCAATTTCTACAGATGGTGGTGTCTTCCAAGACTGGAAGTTTCACTGCTACCTGGCTTGGAGGATTTGATACTATTCCGGGACTGGTGGGAAAG GACAGGCTATGGTTCTGGAGTGATGGAGCTAACTTTGATTACCAGAACTGGAATCAAGGAGAGCCCAACAACAATGGTGGCAGAGAGCCATGTATTGTGATGAACTTTGGAG GTGAACACGGCTGGAACGATCTAGAATGTGGAAACGTATTGCCCTCTGTGTGCTCCCGGAGAACCAGTTAA
- the LOC121558545 gene encoding saxiphilin-like: MDFSKQRKENITMATLTIILLVSTAFALGDCTIRPETPCERARDAMKNSPPGAYIPTCDYQGQYTPEQCSGSTGSCWCVTCNGQKIRGTETPPGTAPIKCATLICS, translated from the exons atggatttcagcaaacaaagaaag GAGAATATCACCATGGCGACATTGACCATCATTCTGCTTGTCAGCACGGCTTTTGCGTTGGGAG ATTGTACGATACGACCCGAGACCCCCTGTGAGCGTGCTAGAGatgccatgaaaaacagcccgcCTGGAGCCTACATCCCAACTTGTGACTACCAGGGACAATACACCCCTGAGCAATGTTCAGGATCTACAG GTTCCTGTTGGTGTGTGACCTGTAATGGACAGAAGATCAGGGGTACTGAGACTCCACCAGGCACTGCTCCCATCAAATGTGCCAccctg ATTTGCTCGTAG